From the genome of Streptomyces sp. V2I9:
AGACCGGCCAGCAGCGGGCTTGCCCGGTCGTAGGCCGCCTCGTCCAGCTCCACCTCCGCGAGCCGGCGGCGCAGCACCCCGGCGAGCGGCCGGGCCGCCGCCCCGAGGTGGACCACCGCGGCTCCCACGTCGTGCGGCACCCGCGGCAGCTCCAGCGCCGCCGTGAGCGCGGGCAGCGCGCGGGCGTCGCCGAGACGGGCCAGGGCCTTCACGGTGGAGCCGAGGCCCGGCGGGCCACTGGCCCACGTCCTCACCCAGCCCTCGGGGGCGGCGGCCAGCCGGGCGGCCAGGGCGTCGGCGGCGGGCGCGGCGAGGGAGAACAGCTCCTCCAGCACATGGGACGCGGCCTCGGCCAGCCGCGGCTCGGGATCGGCCAGCTGATCGCCGACGAGCGCCACCAGTTCCTCGTAGGAGCCGCGCCACGCCCGTATCAGCCCGCCGCTCATCCGTACGGCGTCGATCCGCTGGCGACGGTCGGGGCTGCGCAACTGGTCGGCGAGGAGCGCGGTCCGGTCGGCCACCCGGTCGTCCAGGCCGACGTGCAGGGTGCGCAGCAGATCCGCGGCCCAGGGGGCCCCGCGCCCGGCGTCCTCCTGGGCGGACAGGGCCCGCACCTGCCCCACGAGCGTCGGCGTCGCCACCTGCTCGCCCCGGTGCGCCACCGCCTCCGCGTCGGCCGGGCCGGCCTCGACCGGCTCCGCGTCGGCCGTCCCGGCATCCGCCGTGCCGGCGTTCACCGGCTCGGTGGTCACGGTGCCGGCGCCGACCGTCCCGCCGTCCGCCGCCGTCCGCTCCGCCACGGCCCTCGGCGGCTCCGCCTCGCCCGCCTCCGCGCCCGTCGCCGCCGCGTTCTCCGTTCCCGCCTCCCGATCGGAGCCCGGCCCACCGGGCCCGCCCCGGCCGGGGCCGGCCTCTGCGTCCTGCGTGGCCCGCATCTCGCGCAGCAGCCCCGAGACCACCGGCACCACGTCGCCGGGCAGTCCGTCGGGCGAACAGCGCGCCAGCTGCGCCAGCGCCGCCAGCCGGAGCCCCGGCGAATCCGCCCGAGCCGCCAGCCGGCCCAGCCACTGCCCGACCCGGTCCGCCAGCGGCCGGTGCCGCAAAGCGATCCGCCCGGCCGCCTCCACGAGGGCGAGCCGCACCTCCTCGTCCGGCTCCACCGGCAACCGCTCCCGCAGCAGCGCGAGC
Proteins encoded in this window:
- a CDS encoding HEAT repeat domain-containing protein, whose translation is MFSGIDEVDWASMEHAYGPADDVPRLLRGLASDDPAEREAALDGMYGAVHHQGDVYACTLACIPFLFELVADPEMQDRGSVVELLTSIGGFDLDEDDEAEIDEDEIEGAANYAMAAAAVTAGAEVFFELIADEDPGVRLAAPLALATLHRHPVRVLALLRERLPVEPDEEVRLALVEAAGRIALRHRPLADRVGQWLGRLAARADSPGLRLAALAQLARCSPDGLPGDVVPVVSGLLREMRATQDAEAGPGRGGPGGPGSDREAGTENAAATGAEAGEAEPPRAVAERTAADGGTVGAGTVTTEPVNAGTADAGTADAEPVEAGPADAEAVAHRGEQVATPTLVGQVRALSAQEDAGRGAPWAADLLRTLHVGLDDRVADRTALLADQLRSPDRRQRIDAVRMSGGLIRAWRGSYEELVALVGDQLADPEPRLAEAASHVLEELFSLAAPAADALAARLAAAPEGWVRTWASGPPGLGSTVKALARLGDARALPALTAALELPRVPHDVGAAVVHLGAAARPLAGVLRRRLAEVELDEAAYDRASPLLAGLTGLRAGEAAPEVLRVLRGAPEYRGEWLRTAALRALASFGPAAREAVPELRALLRRPGTASATEAAEALWAVSGDADAVLPVLTEGLMSDQVHDRRAAAVALGALGPWAAVVAPRLRALLGHEELWLRVDAAVALWRVTGRSRETTEALLADWERSRHVRVRVAECVAGMGPVPEGSAAAHVLRSELASARRHNAMDGGYGSHDIHEDEKLLELCRRALRGTGKGTTT